A genomic stretch from Sphaerodactylus townsendi isolate TG3544 linkage group LG15, MPM_Stown_v2.3, whole genome shotgun sequence includes:
- the LOC125445060 gene encoding uncharacterized protein LOC125445060, which yields MADGAGMSTSEVNSPLCYFKTNRRGQTIRSQTQQLILNVYSRIREDQPSLSIEECVGETSRLTGVSSAPIYRAKKQWHTGGGVLGTPGKKRPRKSETKGSNVKCDSSARCAIRAIVHKYFFRNEIPTLKKILSDVNGDPDLPCISQSTLHRILKDIGFAYNRRHKDCTLTDKPEITAWRHRYLRKIRQFRSEGRKIFFLDETWVSEGHAVSKCGQDQIVKPTKEVFLKGLSAGLRESSGKGSRLICAHCGSEEGFVEGALLLFRSATGDYHQEMNGDSFEKWFGELLRKLPPESVIVMDNASCHSVTSEKIPTSGSKKDAIRTWLTEKGISWEPEQVKPELILLVQREKHRFVRFRADEMAVAAGHQVLRLPPYHAELNPIELAWTQIKRHVAINNNTFKLNDVKNLFEDGVHAVTPEMWSGFVQRVTEKEQQFWDLDFLQENNETSPRKIHLGSDSDSPSSESEESYE from the coding sequence ATGGCTGATGGAGCAGGCATGTCTACCTCTGAAGTGAACTCTCCTCTCTGTTACTTCAAAACTAATCGCAGAGGTCAGACAATTCGAAGTCAGACTCAGCAACTTATACTGAACGTGTACTCGCGCATTCGGGAAGATCAGCCGAGCCTTAGCATAGAGGAATGTGTTGGAGAAACCTCGAGGCTGACGGGTGTGTCGTCTGCGCCCATCTACAGGGCAAAGAAGCAATGGCACACAGGAGGCGGAGTTCTCGGGACGCCGGGCAAGAAACGTCCTCGCAAATCCGAGACGAAGGGAAGCAACGTGAAGTGTGACAGCTCTGCTCGTTGCGCAATAAGAGCGATTGTACATAAGTATTTCTTCAGAAACGAGATACCCACGCTAAAGAAAATACTTAGTGATGTAAACGGCGACCCGGATCTGCCGTGCATTTCACAATCGACGCTGCACCGCATTTTGAAAGACATTGGCTTTGCCTACAATCGCCGACATAAGGATTGCACATTGACCGACAAGCCTGAGATCACAGCGTGGAGGCACCGGTATTTGAGAAAGATTCGCCAGTTTCGTTCTGAGGGGAGGAAGATCTTTTTTCTGGATGAGACGTGGGTGAGCGAGGGGCACGCGGTCTCAAAATGTGGGCAAGACCAAATTGTCAAGCCAACGAAGGAGGTGTTCCTTAAGGGCTTGTctgcgggactgagagagtcgtCTGGGAAGGGGAGTCGCTTGATTTGCGCTCACTGTGGGAGCGAGGAAGGGTTTGTGGAGGGTGCGTTGCTTCTTTTTCGGTCTGCAACAGGCGATTACCATCAGGAAATGAACGGGGACAGCTTCGAAAAATGGTTCGGCGAGCTGCTGCGGAAACTGCCTCCCGAAAGCGTGATTGTTATGGATAATGCCTCTTGTCATTCTGTGACGTCTGAGAAGATCCCAACAAGCGGGTCCAAAAAGGACGCCATCAGGACGTGGCTAACGGAGAAGGGGATCTCTTGGGAGCCGGAGCAAGTTAAGCCTGAGCTTATCCTTCTGGTTCAAAGAGAAAAGCACAGGTTCGTTCGGTTTCGGGCAGACGAAATGGCGGTTGCTGCCGGGCATCAAGTGCTTCGCCTCCCTCCCTACCACGCGGAATTGAACCCCATCGAGTTGGCGTGGACTCAGATAAAAAGACACGTGGCGATAAACAACAACACCTTTAAACTGAATGACGTTAAGAATTTATTTGAGGACGGAGTGCATGCAGTGACTCCTGAGATGTGGAGCGGTTTTGTCCAACGTGTGACCGAAAAGGAGCAGCAATTTTGGGATCTTGACTTTCTCCAGGAAAACAACGAAACATCCCCACGAAAGATCCATTTGGGGTCAGACTCTGACAGCCCTTCCTCTGAGAGTGAAGAGAGCtatgaataa